In the genome of uncultured Sphaerochaeta sp., the window TGCATCAGCTCACTGTCATCATTCACATCAACTGAGTCATCATCATCACTGTCACTCGCCTTGGGCTCGTCCTCCTCAAAGAAGGATTCATCAATGTAGTCGGGCTCACCCTGGGAGGAGACAAAGCGCACCACTTCCTCGACTTCCTGGTCACTGAGGAAGGATCCCTGAATACGCTCAGAGGCAGGATTGGAGGATGACATGTACAGCATATCCCCCTTGCCCAACAGTTTGTCGGCACCCTGCTCATCAAGAATGATGCGGCTGTCGGTGGCACTGGTGACGGCAAACGCAATTCGGGTGGGAATATTGTTCTTGATCACCCCGGTGATGACATCAACCGAAGGCCGCTGGGTGGCAAGCACCAGATGGATTCCCACTGCACGACTCATGGCGGCCAGACGGCTGACCTTGCTCTCCATATCCTTGCCCACCAGATGCATCAGGTCTGCAAACTCATCGATGACCACCAGAATGTACGGAAGCTTCTCCCTTGCCAGGTGGCTGGTCTCGATCTTCTCGTTGTATCCGACTATGTTCCGTACATTGATCCCCTGCAGCAGCTTGTACCTGCGATCCATCTCATATAAACAAAAATCAAGAGCCTTGAGCGTACGCTTGGCCTCCGTAATGACCGGAGTCAAAAGATGGGGAATCCCATTGTAGATATTCAGTTCTACAATCTTCGGATCCACCAGGATCATTCTCACCTGTTTGGGACTGCGTCTGAACAGTACCGAGCAGATGAGAGAGTTCACACAGACACTCTTTCCGCTGCCTGTGGAACCAGCGATGAGCAGATGTGGAGCCTTGATGACATCAACAACAACAGGTTGCCCCATCAGGTTTCTGCCGAGCACCATGGGAATGCCCAATCCATCGGAGAGGGAAGGAAGCATCTCCCGAAATCCTATGATGTCACGCTTAAGGTTGGGAATTTCCACCCCGACGGCAGACTTGCCCGGGATCGGAGCCACTATGCGTACCTGCGTCGCCGCCAAGGCAAGTGCGATGTTGTCGCTGAGATTGACGATGGAGTTAACCCGGATACCGGGCGCAGGCAGCAGTTCAAACATGGTGACCGTCGGCCCTCGCACAATATTGGTGAGTTCCACAATGATGTTGAACTGCTGCAGGGTGGACACCAGTACCTCTCCCCGCTTGAGGGTGACCTCATCGACCACATCCCCAATCTTGGGGTAGGTGACAAGCATAGACTCATCAGGATACTTGTAGCTGAGCCGACCCCTGCTGATGAGAGCGCTGGAAAGCCCTCCCACCCCGCTGGAAACCTCGAGCTGGTCGGCTTCTTCCTCCGGCTCAGGACGGGGAGGCTCCCCTTCCAGCTCACCGCCGTTGATCGGCTTGGCAGTACTCATCGGATAAGCAAAAGAGGGCGTGCTGCTCTCCTTCATCACAGAAGCTTCCCGCTCTGGGACAGGAACAACCGGCTCGGGAACATATTGCGAAACGTGCGACTCCTGCTCCGAGAAGAGTGGGTTCTCCGGC includes:
- a CDS encoding DNA translocase FtsK; its protein translation is MKEKKGRVSLIAGLVCLFGTLLFGSITALPLLGINHALLASMHRMLGRLFSFSAQPTRFGLVPVAFLFLVWTIMIFSFRGKKRFSFLLIPVTALMAYTLYTLSHVMQGSDRPMFAASLLSNSTDARSASLKVLLAFLAETGLFVAVTLIGDALDRYHQHKAERQRLREELRLQHLAPAPRDERRTKKQKKHEKRQQKQEEREEEETVVLSKKPVAPLEVEEGNSFSEPQKVQFPPIADVPPLESLSRKSSASLRPASKNVIEVEEIKVNGMVSIGALHALTEERKRNNGLSYLERKQQELAEQKQQEQPEKPKKEAAQLSGFLQGALEAVGKAPQRIASRRSDSSGKARGMLAQAVEQNQGQGADEPLSVQERILSVQYEKKPENPLFSEQESHVSQYVPEPVVPVPEREASVMKESSTPSFAYPMSTAKPINGGELEGEPPRPEPEEEADQLEVSSGVGGLSSALISRGRLSYKYPDESMLVTYPKIGDVVDEVTLKRGEVLVSTLQQFNIIVELTNIVRGPTVTMFELLPAPGIRVNSIVNLSDNIALALAATQVRIVAPIPGKSAVGVEIPNLKRDIIGFREMLPSLSDGLGIPMVLGRNLMGQPVVVDVIKAPHLLIAGSTGSGKSVCVNSLICSVLFRRSPKQVRMILVDPKIVELNIYNGIPHLLTPVITEAKRTLKALDFCLYEMDRRYKLLQGINVRNIVGYNEKIETSHLAREKLPYILVVIDEFADLMHLVGKDMESKVSRLAAMSRAVGIHLVLATQRPSVDVITGVIKNNIPTRIAFAVTSATDSRIILDEQGADKLLGKGDMLYMSSSNPASERIQGSFLSDQEVEEVVRFVSSQGEPDYIDESFFEEDEPKASDSDDDDSVDVNDDSELMQRALAIVVERKCASASYLQRRLKIGYNRAARLVEQMEELGYVGPPNGSKPRELIKYP